From a region of the Synchiropus splendidus isolate RoL2022-P1 chromosome 12, RoL_Sspl_1.0, whole genome shotgun sequence genome:
- the tent5aa gene encoding terminal nucleotidyltransferase 5A, with protein sequence MSEDDSGSSNSRVSEAEGGNVSVLHWEQVQRLDAILTETIPIHGRGNFPTLEMQPRQIVKVVRTRMEEKQIRVRDVRLNGSAASHILHEDSGLGYKDLDLIFCADLKGESAFQTVKDIVLDCLLDFLPDCVNKEKITPLTLKEAYVQKMVKVCTDSDRWSLISLSNNRGKNVELKFVDSLRRQFEFSVDSFQIKLDSLLLFYECSENPMTETFHPTIVGESVYGDFGQALDHLRHKVICTRNPEEIRGGGLLKYCHLLVRGFRAASESEMKSLQRYMCSRFFIDFPDIGEQQRKLESYLQNHFVGLEDRKYDYLMTLHGVVNESTVCLMGHERRQTLGLIAMLAVRVLAEQNVIPNVANVTCYYQPAPYVADGNFSNYYIAQVQPMFACQQPAFSTWLPCN encoded by the exons ATGTCTGAGGACGACAGCGGCTCCAGCAACAGCCGTGTTTCGGAGGCGGAGGGCGGAAACGTCAGCGTCCTGCACTGGGAGCAAGTGCAGCGCCTGGACGCCATTCTGACCGAGACCATCCCCATCCACGGCCGTGGAAACTTCCCCACCCTGGAGATGCAGCCTCGGCAGATCGTCAAGGTGGTGCGCACTCGGATGGAGGAGAAACAGATCCGCGTCCGGGACGTCCGACTGAACGGTTCCGCAGCCAGCCACATCCTGCACGAAGACAGCGGACTGGGCTACAAGGACTTGGACTTGATCTTCTGCGCAGACTTAAAAGGGGAGAGCGCTTTTCAGACGGTGAAGGACATAGTGTTGGACTGCCTGCTGGACTTTTTACCCGACTGTGTGAATAAGGAGAAAATTACACCACTGACCTTAAAG gaggcgTACGTGCAGAAGATGGTGAAGGTGTGTACGGACTCGGACCGCTGGAGCCTCATCTCCCTCTCCAACAACCGAGGCAAGAACGTGGAGCTCAAGTTCGTGgactctctccgccgccagttTGAGTTCAGCGTGGACTCCTTCCAGATCAAGCTGGACTCCTTGCTGCTCTTCTACGAGTGCTCTGAAAACCCCATGACGGAGACCTTCCACCCCACCATCGTGGGCGAGAGCGTGTACGGGGACTTCGGCCAGGCCCTGGACCACCTGCGCCACAAGGTCATTTGCACCAGAAACCCGGAAGAGatccgcggcggcggcttgttgAAGTACTGTCACCTGCTGGTGAGGGGCTTCCGGGCGGCCTCCGAGTCCGAGATGAAGTCCCTGCAGCGGTACATGTGCTCGCGCTTTTTCATCGACTTTCCCGACATCGGCGAGCAGCAGCGCAAGCTGGAGTCCTACCTCCAAAACCACTTTGTGGGCCTGGAGGACCGCAAGTATGACTATCTGATGACCTTGCACGGGGTGGTGAACGAGAGCACGGTGTGTCTGATGGGGCACGAGAGGCGGCAGACTTTGGGGCTCATCGCCATGTTGGCGGTGCGCGTCCTGGCCGAGCAGAACGTCATCCCCAATGTGGCCAACGTCACGTGCTACTACCAGCCGGCCCCTTACGTGGCAGACGGCAACTTCAGCAACTACTACATCGCGCAGGTCCAGCCGATGTTCGCCTGTCAGCAGCCGGCG